A genomic segment from Nitrospira sp. encodes:
- a CDS encoding Cobyrinic acid a,c-diamide synthetase, whose protein sequence is MQRPRLVVAGTNSGAGKTTVTLALMAALKARGLLVQPFKAGPDFIDPGHHQVVTGRPSRNLDGWMLGEALNCSIFARASADADLSIIEGMMGLFDGSSPVTERGSTAELAKQLNAPVLLVIDGSAMARSAAAMASGYATFDPVLSVRAVLFNRVGSEGHYRLLREAVETETDLAVVGYLRPDASVTIPDRHLGLRTAIELGRSDLYDRLARSAAETVDLDLVEALARSAGAVVGDATAPARAGQQSVRIGCAYDAAFCFYYQDNLELLEAAGAEIVKFSPLRDRELPAVDLLYFGGGYPELYGEALAANTTMRTAVRTFAEQGGAVYAECGGLMYLTEAIRDCDGLRYEMAGIFPAEAVMRKAGLTLGYRTVEVTQPCLLGQPGMSLRGHEFHYSALESKGPLHYACSLSDAEGTSIGQDGLREGNTLALYSHLHFGSHPEVASELLAAARGSRRTVSSIGKV, encoded by the coding sequence ATGCAACGTCCTCGTCTGGTCGTTGCCGGTACCAATAGCGGCGCCGGCAAGACAACCGTGACTCTGGCGCTCATGGCGGCGCTGAAGGCCAGGGGGCTGCTCGTCCAACCGTTCAAGGCAGGGCCGGACTTTATCGATCCGGGCCACCACCAGGTCGTGACCGGACGGCCCTCGCGCAACCTGGACGGCTGGATGTTGGGAGAAGCCCTCAACTGCAGCATCTTTGCCCGCGCCTCCGCCGACGCGGACCTGTCCATCATCGAAGGGATGATGGGGCTCTTCGACGGCAGCTCACCGGTGACGGAGCGAGGCAGCACGGCCGAATTGGCGAAGCAGCTGAATGCGCCGGTTCTGTTGGTCATCGACGGCAGCGCGATGGCCCGATCCGCCGCCGCCATGGCGTCGGGGTACGCGACGTTCGACCCTGTGTTATCAGTGCGGGCGGTGCTCTTCAATCGAGTCGGCAGTGAGGGCCATTACCGGCTGTTGCGAGAGGCGGTGGAAACGGAGACGGACCTGGCGGTCGTCGGTTACTTGCGCCCCGATGCGTCCGTGACGATTCCGGATCGGCATCTGGGGCTGAGGACCGCCATCGAACTGGGGCGGAGCGATCTCTACGATCGGCTGGCACGGTCCGCAGCAGAGACGGTGGATCTGGATCTGGTGGAAGCCTTGGCCAGGTCCGCAGGTGCTGTTGTGGGTGACGCGACGGCGCCTGCCAGGGCAGGGCAGCAGTCGGTTCGTATCGGCTGCGCCTACGATGCAGCCTTTTGTTTTTATTACCAGGACAATCTGGAGCTGCTCGAAGCGGCGGGGGCGGAGATCGTGAAGTTTTCACCCTTACGCGATAGGGAATTACCTGCCGTGGACCTGCTCTACTTCGGCGGCGGCTACCCGGAACTCTACGGTGAGGCTCTGGCTGCCAATACCACGATGCGAACCGCGGTTCGGACATTCGCCGAACAGGGCGGGGCCGTCTATGCCGAATGCGGCGGGCTCATGTACCTGACAGAGGCGATCCGCGACTGTGACGGCTTACGGTATGAAATGGCCGGGATCTTTCCGGCAGAGGCGGTCATGCGCAAGGCCGGCCTCACGTTAGGCTACCGGACGGTCGAGGTAACTCAGCCCTGTCTCCTTGGCCAGCCCGGCATGTCGCTGCGCGGGCATGAGTTCCATTATTCCGCGCTGGAATCGAAGGGCCCATTGCACTACGCCTGCAGCCTATCGGACGCTGAGGGCACATCGATCGGTCAGGACGGGTTGAGGGAGGGCAATACCCTCGCCCTCTATAGTCACTTGCACTTCGGGAGCCATCCGGAAGTCGCATCGGAGCTCCTGGCCGCCGCGCGTGGATCACGAAGGACCGTTTCTTCTATTGGAAAGGTGTGA
- a CDS encoding Mobile element protein, which yields MSTKIHATVDALGNPLGVHLSAGQASDLEGADVLLPQLHAPILIADKGYDADARVIEPLTARGTQAVIPPRCNRHTLRTYDRTLYTARHVIENFFAKLKQFRCIATRYDKTARNFLAALHLTASVIWLI from the coding sequence TTGAGTACCAAGATTCATGCGACGGTGGATGCCTTGGGTAATCCGCTCGGCGTTCATCTGTCAGCGGGCCAGGCCAGTGATCTGGAGGGCGCAGATGTGTTGCTCCCGCAGCTACACGCTCCCATTTTGATTGCTGACAAGGGATACGATGCAGATGCGCGTGTGATCGAACCGTTGACAGCGCGCGGCACACAGGCCGTCATTCCGCCACGGTGCAATCGTCACACGCTGCGAACGTATGACCGTACCTTGTACACGGCACGGCATGTGATCGAGAACTTCTTTGCCAAACTCAAGCAGTTCCGCTGCATCGCCACCCGCTATGACAAAACGGCCCGGAACTTCTTGGCGGCCCTGCACCTTACCGCCTCAGTCATTTGGCTAATTTGA
- a CDS encoding Vitamin B12 ABC transporter, permease protein BtuC, whose product MMSSAGRPTSPAPQPPLTSPSVSSTPTHTIGCDRLFQGAILTPSRWCAIMGGLSLAAILLALVCLQLGTQYIGLGRIAQLVASSFFGLSGDQETLDTTGVILLQVRLPRMFLGFVVGVCLASVGVALQALLRNPLADPYVLGVSSGAALGVAVAVLFGIGTTLLALSALPLCGFLGGLLALLVVYRMAVTYDRLPIHSVLLAGVILNAIFSALIMFITSIMEPNRSFGMMAWLMGSLQAPAFPALAALSIYLFVGLVLLFKQVRVLNILALGEEPARSLGIETERTKRFIFLISALLTGAVVSVSGMIGFIGMVIPHAVRLMVGADHRLLLPASALVGGMFLMAADTIARTAFVPSEVPVGIITALAGGPFFVYLLVWRKDRLA is encoded by the coding sequence ATGATGTCCTCCGCCGGCCGCCCCACGTCGCCCGCTCCACAACCCCCGCTGACCTCGCCGTCGGTATCTTCCACGCCCACTCACACCATCGGGTGTGATCGACTGTTCCAGGGTGCGATTCTGACCCCATCACGTTGGTGCGCCATCATGGGCGGCCTCTCCCTCGCGGCCATCCTGCTCGCACTAGTCTGCCTGCAACTCGGGACGCAATACATCGGGTTGGGGCGCATCGCGCAGTTGGTCGCATCCTCGTTCTTTGGTCTGTCCGGTGATCAGGAGACCCTCGACACGACCGGCGTGATTCTGTTGCAGGTCCGGTTGCCGAGAATGTTTTTGGGATTTGTGGTGGGAGTGTGCCTGGCGTCGGTCGGTGTGGCCTTGCAAGCCCTGCTCCGGAATCCATTGGCCGACCCCTATGTGCTCGGCGTGTCGAGCGGTGCGGCGTTGGGGGTGGCAGTGGCGGTGTTGTTCGGGATCGGGACGACCCTGCTCGCCCTGTCCGCGCTGCCGCTCTGTGGGTTTCTTGGCGGATTGCTGGCTCTGCTTGTCGTCTACCGCATGGCCGTCACCTACGACCGCCTGCCGATCCATTCGGTGCTGTTGGCGGGAGTGATCCTCAACGCCATTTTCTCAGCCCTGATCATGTTCATCACCTCGATCATGGAACCCAACCGTTCCTTCGGCATGATGGCCTGGCTCATGGGGTCCCTCCAGGCACCGGCTTTTCCGGCACTGGCTGCGCTCTCGATCTATTTGTTCGTCGGGTTGGTGCTGCTTTTCAAACAGGTCCGTGTCCTGAACATCCTCGCCTTGGGCGAGGAGCCTGCGCGTTCTCTGGGGATCGAAACGGAACGGACCAAACGGTTCATTTTTCTCATCTCGGCTCTGTTGACCGGAGCCGTGGTGTCGGTCAGCGGCATGATCGGGTTCATCGGCATGGTTATTCCCCACGCGGTGCGATTGATGGTGGGGGCGGACCATCGCCTGCTCCTGCCGGCCTCGGCGCTGGTGGGGGGGATGTTTTTGATGGCGGCAGACACGATTGCCAGAACCGCCTTTGTGCCGTCGGAAGTTCCCGTCGGAATCATCACGGCCTTGGCAGGCGGTCCGTTCTTCGTGTACCTCCTGGTCTGGCGAAAGGATCGGTTGGCTTGA
- a CDS encoding 5,6-dimethylbenzimidazole synthase, translated as MAVRSSGDCQEPFSSAEREAVYRAIFERRDVRRNFLPTPIPDEVLTRLLNAAHHAGSVGFMQPWDFVVVRAHETKRAVKQLFDKTNKAAALRYKKPRAELYRSLKLEGIEESSVNLCVTCSRQRGGPHVLGRSTVRDTDLYSTCCAIQNLWLAARVEGIGVGWVSILNHAALKRVLDIPRSVKVLAYLCLGYVSEFSARPDLETTGWRARLPVEDLVHYEAWGNRRGRKGRTAGCESPRSIREPAMRAKRD; from the coding sequence ATGGCGGTACGATCCTCAGGCGATTGTCAGGAACCGTTTTCCAGCGCCGAGCGTGAGGCGGTCTATCGGGCGATTTTCGAGCGTCGGGATGTCCGTCGAAATTTTCTGCCGACGCCGATTCCCGACGAGGTCCTCACGCGCTTGCTGAACGCCGCACACCATGCAGGATCGGTGGGGTTCATGCAGCCCTGGGATTTTGTCGTCGTGCGTGCGCATGAGACGAAGCGCGCGGTGAAGCAACTCTTCGACAAGACGAATAAAGCGGCGGCTCTGCGGTACAAGAAACCTCGTGCGGAACTCTACCGGAGCCTCAAACTGGAAGGCATCGAAGAATCATCGGTCAACCTCTGCGTGACCTGCAGCAGGCAACGAGGCGGTCCTCATGTGCTTGGACGTTCGACCGTGCGGGATACCGATCTGTACAGCACCTGCTGCGCCATTCAGAATCTCTGGCTGGCGGCGCGGGTAGAGGGGATTGGGGTCGGGTGGGTGAGTATCTTGAATCATGCCGCGCTGAAACGAGTCCTCGACATTCCGAGGTCGGTCAAGGTGCTGGCCTACCTCTGCCTCGGCTATGTGTCTGAATTTTCAGCGAGGCCTGATCTTGAAACGACCGGCTGGCGGGCCAGACTTCCGGTGGAGGATCTGGTGCACTATGAGGCATGGGGCAATCGAAGGGGGAGGAAGGGGAGAACAGCAGGATGCGAATCACCAAGGTCTATACGAGAACCGGCGATGCGGGCCAAACGAGACTAG
- a CDS encoding Mobile element protein, translating into MARRELRDDQWRPIKDLLPGKASDPGRTATDNRTCVDAVLWIARTGAPGRELPKQFGVWNSVFQRYNRWSRAGVWERMFRQLSGDPDVAYVMIDSTSVRAHQHSAGAKGGLKRRRPLVVRRAG; encoded by the coding sequence ATGGCGAGACGCGAGTTACGGGATGATCAATGGAGGCCCATCAAGGACTTGTTGCCTGGCAAGGCGAGCGATCCGGGGCGGACGGCGACGGATAACCGAACATGTGTGGATGCCGTGCTATGGATCGCACGGACCGGTGCGCCCGGGCGTGAGTTGCCGAAGCAGTTCGGGGTATGGAACAGCGTATTCCAGCGGTATAACCGGTGGTCGAGGGCGGGCGTGTGGGAGCGGATGTTTCGCCAGCTGTCCGGTGATCCGGACGTTGCGTACGTGATGATCGACTCCACCAGCGTCCGTGCTCACCAGCATTCCGCTGGCGCAAAAGGGGGACTCAAGAGACGGAGGCCCTTGGTCGTTCGAAGGGCGGGTTGA
- a CDS encoding Vitamin B12 ABC transporter, substrate-binding protein BtuF, with protein sequence MRVSSSGFFQALGIFYLRAARTLCFRPFVITLVGIVWYAFLLCSTGALGDSPEDPTVMKRRQQGILTGMPFMANITPRTFVDDAGRKLYVAKVPSRVVSLAPSITEMLFALGLDEQIVGVTEFCDFPAAASTKPKVGYANPNLESLLALRPDMVIAPREFSRANILAKLDELKVPVFLIEASSLENIFSHIHQLGRIFDRSTSAHAVTLAMRRRMAEISSLVEPLPRRRVLYVLNSRPLITVGPGSYIHQMIGLAGGVNIASEASAPYPRLEMETVLKENPEVIIFPMGSVETVPRSEQQEWRRWTTLSAVQQQHLREVSADALNRPGPRVMEGLAQLARVIHPEAFPSDTAPLRP encoded by the coding sequence ATGCGGGTGTCATCCTCAGGGTTCTTTCAGGCCCTGGGGATTTTTTATTTGCGCGCCGCTCGAACCCTTTGCTTCCGCCCGTTCGTGATCACACTCGTCGGAATCGTCTGGTATGCCTTTCTACTATGCTCCACCGGTGCTCTCGGGGATTCGCCCGAGGATCCGACCGTGATGAAACGTCGCCAACAGGGCATCCTCACGGGAATGCCGTTCATGGCGAACATCACGCCGCGCACGTTCGTCGACGATGCGGGGCGAAAGCTCTATGTCGCCAAGGTTCCCAGCCGGGTCGTCTCGCTGGCGCCGAGCATCACGGAGATGTTGTTCGCGTTGGGGCTGGATGAACAGATCGTCGGCGTGACGGAGTTCTGTGATTTTCCCGCCGCAGCGTCGACCAAACCGAAAGTCGGCTATGCCAATCCCAACCTCGAGTCCCTCCTGGCGCTCCGTCCCGACATGGTCATAGCCCCGCGTGAATTTTCGCGTGCGAACATCCTGGCCAAGCTGGATGAGCTGAAGGTGCCGGTCTTTCTGATCGAGGCCTCGTCGCTGGAGAACATCTTCTCCCATATTCACCAACTGGGGCGAATTTTCGATCGTTCCACGTCGGCCCATGCCGTGACGCTTGCCATGCGCCGGCGCATGGCCGAGATCAGCAGTCTGGTCGAACCGTTGCCGCGCCGGAGGGTCCTCTATGTGCTCAATAGCCGGCCGCTGATCACCGTCGGACCTGGCAGCTACATCCATCAGATGATCGGTCTGGCTGGAGGCGTCAACATCGCGTCCGAGGCGTCGGCTCCTTATCCAAGGCTCGAGATGGAAACCGTGCTGAAAGAGAACCCCGAGGTGATCATCTTCCCGATGGGGTCGGTTGAAACGGTGCCGCGCAGCGAACAGCAGGAATGGCGGCGCTGGACGACCCTGTCTGCCGTGCAGCAGCAGCATCTGCGTGAGGTGTCGGCCGACGCGCTCAACCGTCCCGGTCCGCGCGTCATGGAGGGGTTGGCGCAGCTCGCCAGGGTGATCCATCCCGAGGCATTTCCCTCCGACACGGCCCCCCTTCGTCCATGA
- a CDS encoding Putative TonB-dependent receptor codes for MLRAIEEWSLGCAVVCLASVLSFWVGTSFAQGPVEPEPVVETQEVVISATKTPVPVSQVTSAVQIITEEDMKKQNIRSVIDALQLAQGVAIFSNGGPGTEANARIRGGNSSQTLVLIDGAIVNSGTLGSYDFSNLRTDNIERIEILRGAQSMLWGSDAMGGVINIVTKRGQGPLSAGGFLEYGSFASLREGGNLSGKKGIVDYSVTLSRWDTSSFSAVNYRRGAFERDGYHNWQGSGRIGVDLPRDGRLDFTMRWMNSDVGLDNLSATAPSDVFGSKSRTQQYVFSGSYEQPITSWWSQKLTLARSQEASLFLPGTLQRNVVSGVFSTPFGTPNETRVLANRLEWQHNVQVTKLLLLTAGYQFREQQGENDTGLTNRILSSNAGFAQAQFNLWDRVFATAGIRQDSYNVFGDATTYRLTGGYLLKETDTKFRAGYSTGFRAPSMNELFFPNFGNPNLGPEKNQSMDVGVDQYFFSKQLKFTGGFFWNRYRNLIITTFDPVFCAPFSTFGFCPQQLGEASTKGWEAGVSYTYSSDRPFLKNVILQAQYTNTLTRDVNTHSRLPRWPTDQWSTMVSYQPIDPLWITVTGRYVGSRFNTTGDRQNLSAFDVWSLAVTYDVTKQVQAYLRAENLFNEKYEEIASAGTPIRSIFGGLRFTLGGKA; via the coding sequence ATGTTGCGTGCGATTGAGGAGTGGTCCCTCGGGTGTGCCGTCGTGTGTCTCGCATCCGTATTGTCGTTTTGGGTCGGTACATCGTTCGCCCAAGGGCCGGTCGAACCGGAACCGGTCGTGGAGACCCAAGAAGTCGTGATCTCAGCCACGAAGACTCCGGTGCCGGTGAGTCAGGTGACCAGCGCGGTGCAAATCATCACCGAAGAGGACATGAAAAAACAAAACATCCGGAGCGTGATCGATGCGCTTCAATTGGCTCAGGGGGTCGCTATCTTCTCGAACGGCGGACCGGGCACGGAGGCCAACGCCAGGATTCGCGGAGGCAATTCAAGTCAGACGCTGGTGCTCATCGACGGCGCGATCGTCAACAGCGGGACCTTGGGCAGTTATGATTTTTCCAACCTGCGGACCGACAACATCGAGCGCATCGAGATTTTACGCGGCGCACAGAGCATGTTGTGGGGGTCGGATGCGATGGGGGGCGTCATCAACATCGTGACGAAGAGGGGCCAGGGGCCGCTCTCCGCCGGCGGGTTTCTGGAATACGGATCCTTCGCTTCCTTGCGCGAAGGCGGAAACCTCTCCGGGAAGAAGGGTATCGTCGATTACAGTGTGACGCTCTCCCGCTGGGACACCTCCAGTTTTTCTGCGGTCAATTACCGGCGCGGCGCCTTCGAGCGCGACGGCTACCATAACTGGCAGGGATCGGGCCGGATCGGGGTGGATCTCCCGCGCGACGGGCGGCTCGACTTCACCATGCGTTGGATGAATTCCGACGTCGGGCTCGATAACCTGTCGGCGACCGCTCCGAGCGATGTCTTCGGGTCGAAGAGCCGGACGCAGCAGTATGTGTTCAGCGGCAGTTACGAACAGCCCATCACGAGTTGGTGGAGCCAGAAGTTGACGTTGGCGCGGTCGCAGGAAGCCTCGTTGTTTCTGCCGGGCACCCTGCAGCGCAATGTCGTCAGCGGTGTGTTCAGTACGCCGTTCGGGACTCCGAACGAAACCCGCGTGCTCGCCAACCGGTTGGAGTGGCAGCATAACGTTCAAGTCACCAAACTGTTGCTGCTCACCGCCGGCTATCAATTTCGTGAACAGCAGGGCGAGAACGACACCGGGCTCACCAACCGCATCCTGAGTTCCAACGCCGGGTTCGCCCAGGCGCAATTCAACCTCTGGGATCGGGTCTTCGCGACCGCCGGGATCAGGCAAGACAGTTACAATGTGTTCGGCGATGCCACCACCTACCGGCTGACCGGCGGATATCTTCTCAAAGAAACCGACACCAAATTCCGCGCCGGGTATTCCACCGGATTTCGGGCGCCCAGCATGAACGAATTGTTTTTCCCCAACTTCGGTAATCCCAATCTGGGGCCGGAAAAGAACCAGAGTATGGACGTGGGGGTCGATCAGTATTTCTTCTCCAAGCAACTCAAGTTCACCGGGGGGTTCTTTTGGAATCGTTACCGAAACCTGATCATCACGACGTTCGATCCGGTCTTTTGCGCGCCGTTCAGCACATTCGGCTTCTGTCCGCAGCAACTGGGTGAGGCCTCCACCAAGGGATGGGAGGCCGGCGTGTCCTATACCTATTCCAGCGACAGGCCCTTCTTGAAGAACGTCATCCTGCAGGCTCAATATACCAACACGCTCACACGTGATGTGAATACCCACAGCCGTCTCCCTCGATGGCCCACCGATCAGTGGAGTACCATGGTCAGCTACCAACCGATCGATCCTCTGTGGATCACGGTGACCGGTCGCTATGTCGGATCACGGTTCAATACGACCGGAGACCGGCAGAATTTGTCGGCGTTCGATGTCTGGTCATTGGCTGTGACCTACGATGTGACCAAGCAGGTGCAGGCCTATCTCCGGGCCGAGAACCTGTTCAACGAGAAGTACGAAGAGATCGCAAGTGCCGGCACGCCGATTCGTTCAATTTTCGGCGGCCTGCGCTTCACGTTGGGCGGCAAGGCATGA
- a CDS encoding ATP:Cob(I)alamin adenosyltransferase: protein MRVEAYGTVDELNASVGLVRAMNADAMTKSAASTQLEEDLRWVQNKLFDVGSILATAPGQTFSNMPTVTAQDVTKLERLIDRCQKDLAPLKEFILPGGGKVSATLHQARTICRRAERICIRLTREEPVAAELNKYLNRLSDALFVLARWVAKTQGEPEFLWQRDTGATDE from the coding sequence TTGCGTGTCGAGGCCTACGGTACGGTGGATGAATTGAATGCATCGGTTGGGTTGGTGCGGGCGATGAACGCCGACGCCATGACGAAGTCGGCCGCCTCGACGCAACTCGAAGAGGACTTGCGCTGGGTCCAAAACAAGTTGTTCGATGTCGGCAGCATTCTCGCCACGGCGCCGGGGCAGACATTCAGCAACATGCCGACGGTCACGGCCCAGGACGTCACGAAGCTTGAGCGTCTGATCGATCGCTGCCAGAAGGATTTGGCGCCGCTCAAGGAATTCATCCTTCCCGGCGGGGGGAAGGTGTCGGCGACGCTCCATCAGGCGCGGACGATTTGCCGCCGGGCCGAGCGGATCTGTATCCGGTTGACGCGCGAGGAACCGGTCGCGGCAGAGCTCAACAAATACTTGAACCGTCTGAGCGACGCCCTGTTCGTCCTGGCTCGGTGGGTGGCAAAGACCCAGGGGGAACCGGAATTTCTGTGGCAACGGGATACCGGTGCGACCGACGAGTGA
- a CDS encoding Mobile element protein, translating to MTTTIHTAVDGLGNPLRFILTPGQASDYTQAEPLLAGFPAQHVIADKGYDSPKIVEAVGRSGAQAVIPPRSCLKNPRDTDFAMYAERYRIECCFNKLKHYRAVATRSAKRARNFVSLIYLAASMLWLK from the coding sequence TTGACCACCACAATCCACACCGCTGTTGATGGTCTTGGCAATCCGCTCCGCTTCATCTTGACGCCGGGGCAGGCCTCGGATTATACGCAGGCCGAGCCGTTACTGGCGGGATTTCCCGCGCAACACGTCATTGCCGACAAGGGCTACGACAGCCCAAAGATCGTCGAGGCCGTTGGACGTTCGGGGGCACAGGCCGTCATCCCGCCACGCTCCTGCCTCAAGAACCCTCGCGATACCGACTTCGCCATGTACGCCGAACGCTACCGTATCGAATGCTGCTTCAACAAGCTCAAGCACTACCGCGCCGTCGCGACCCGCTCCGCCAAGCGCGCTCGCAACTTCGTCAGTCTCATCTATCTTGCCGCTTCCATGCTCTGGTTGAAATGA
- a CDS encoding Iron ABC transporter, ATP-binding protein: MNTSVGRNPPAAAVGPSGQPAAHAYDVRHVHFCYGRPGAQDVRWVLRDVSLQVESGEILGIVGPNGSGKTSLLKLLAKLAVPQQGTIALFAQNLIDLSQEEGARTVAFVPQESAQLFPFTVAETVLMGRFPHRRRTRWNLGFGWEHRDDCAAAAEAMATMDIAHLAPRTVTDLSGGERQRTMVARALAQAPRILLLDEPTAFLDLQHQIEICSVLRRLSDERGLTVVIVSHDLNLASQYCDRIVMMKEGAVCSMGTPSEVMQVDVLRKVYGCEVLIDPHPESGLPRITLPRQFVPFRNG, from the coding sequence TTGAATACTTCCGTCGGCCGGAATCCTCCCGCAGCCGCTGTCGGTCCTTCCGGGCAACCGGCTGCCCACGCCTACGATGTGCGTCATGTGCATTTCTGTTACGGCAGGCCCGGCGCGCAGGATGTGCGGTGGGTGCTCCGGGATGTGAGCTTGCAGGTCGAGTCTGGTGAGATTCTCGGCATCGTCGGTCCCAACGGATCGGGGAAGACCTCGTTGTTGAAACTGTTGGCGAAACTTGCCGTCCCTCAACAGGGAACCATCGCGTTATTCGCACAGAACCTGATCGATCTCTCGCAGGAGGAGGGTGCGAGAACGGTGGCTTTCGTCCCGCAAGAGAGCGCACAACTGTTCCCCTTCACGGTAGCGGAAACGGTGTTGATGGGACGATTTCCTCACCGCCGACGGACGCGATGGAATCTGGGGTTCGGCTGGGAGCATCGGGATGATTGCGCGGCGGCGGCCGAGGCGATGGCCACCATGGACATCGCTCACCTTGCGCCACGGACCGTGACCGATCTTTCCGGCGGCGAACGCCAACGTACCATGGTCGCACGTGCCCTCGCCCAAGCGCCCCGTATTCTGCTGCTCGATGAGCCGACCGCATTCCTCGACCTTCAACATCAAATCGAGATTTGCTCGGTCCTGCGTCGTTTGAGTGACGAACGAGGTCTGACTGTCGTGATCGTGTCGCATGACTTGAACCTGGCCAGTCAATATTGCGATCGGATCGTGATGATGAAAGAGGGGGCGGTCTGTTCGATGGGAACGCCTTCGGAGGTGATGCAGGTCGATGTACTGCGAAAGGTCTATGGCTGTGAGGTCTTGATCGATCCACATCCGGAGTCCGGGCTCCCGCGGATCACGTTGCCGCGGCAGTTCGTGCCCTTCAGGAACGGCTGA
- a CDS encoding Mobile element protein, protein MIRRYGLRDDQWERIGVLLPGRVGQVGRPAADNRLFVEAVLYRYRAGIPWRDLPERFGDWKNAHRRFSRWAERGVWERVFRQLSRDADNEYAMIDSTIVRAHQHSAGARKKTGRKPLGGAKAG, encoded by the coding sequence ATGATACGACGTTATGGGTTACGCGACGACCAATGGGAGCGCATCGGTGTGTTGCTCCCCGGCCGGGTTGGCCAAGTCGGTCGCCCGGCGGCGGACAATCGGCTCTTCGTTGAAGCGGTTCTCTACCGCTACCGCGCCGGCATTCCCTGGCGCGACTTACCGGAGCGGTTTGGTGACTGGAAGAATGCCCATCGCCGGTTTAGTCGCTGGGCGGAGCGTGGGGTGTGGGAGCGGGTGTTTCGGCAGCTGAGTCGTGATGCGGATAACGAGTATGCGATGATCGACAGCACGATTGTGCGGGCTCATCAGCACAGCGCTGGCGCGCGAAAAAAAACGGGCCGCAAGCCATTGGGCGGAGCAAAGGCGGGTTGA
- a CDS encoding LSU ribosomal protein L28p, translating into MAFACDLCGKKHQTGNNVSHANNKTKRVFNPNLQRVKALVNGSALRIRVCTRCLRSGLVKKAV; encoded by the coding sequence GTGGCATTTGCGTGTGATCTCTGCGGGAAAAAGCATCAAACCGGAAACAACGTCAGTCATGCGAACAACAAGACCAAGCGCGTCTTCAATCCCAACCTGCAACGTGTGAAGGCACTCGTGAACGGTTCGGCCTTGCGCATCCGCGTCTGCACCCGCTGCCTGCGGTCCGGCCTGGTCAAGAAAGCCGTCTGA
- a CDS encoding Cob(I)alamin adenosyltransferase yields the protein MTDRQDHQARMQRLKASVDRRIEAAQKEKGLLIVYTGAGKGKTTAAFGMALRCVGHGMKVAVVQFIKGAIDTAEERVLKSFGDRVAFLRMGEGYTWETQDRERDIQFAQRAWARVCGFLDDPSYAMVILDEFNIALNHGYVAVGEVLSRLQQRPPMQHVIVTGRGAPAELIEAADLVTEMKQVKHPFRKGIKAQAGVEF from the coding sequence ATGACGGATCGGCAGGACCATCAAGCCAGGATGCAGCGATTGAAAGCCTCGGTGGATCGCAGGATCGAAGCGGCGCAGAAAGAGAAGGGCCTCCTGATCGTCTACACCGGTGCGGGCAAGGGGAAGACCACCGCTGCGTTCGGGATGGCGCTGCGCTGTGTCGGCCATGGCATGAAGGTGGCGGTCGTGCAGTTCATCAAGGGCGCCATCGATACGGCGGAGGAGCGGGTGTTGAAGTCGTTCGGCGACCGGGTGGCGTTTCTTCGCATGGGGGAGGGGTATACCTGGGAGACGCAGGATCGCGAGCGTGACATTCAATTTGCGCAGCGGGCCTGGGCACGGGTCTGCGGGTTTCTGGACGATCCCTCTTACGCGATGGTGATTTTGGACGAGTTCAACATTGCGCTCAACCATGGGTATGTGGCCGTCGGCGAAGTCCTGTCGCGTTTGCAGCAACGCCCGCCCATGCAACATGTGATCGTGACAGGCCGGGGGGCTCCTGCCGAACTGATCGAGGCTGCGGATCTCGTGACCGAGATGAAGCAGGTGAAACATCCGTTCCGCAAAGGCATCAAGGCGCAGGCGGGGGTGGAATTTTGA